One genomic region from Muriicola soli encodes:
- a CDS encoding TlpA disulfide reductase family protein, with product MKKFLIPLAIVLLIAACNESYDGYIIEGSVEGENTEGTELTLRKYGENNQLITIDSAKVKEGSFVFKGSPVESPELHYIFFGRGQENIPVIVENGEIEIKAQRDSLSFAKIGGTLQNELFYDFLKGSRVLSRKASSMNQDMRVAQGNRDTVSMNALREEYFELMDEAKGYELDYVKENPNAVVSALIIYRILSTKAKPNTEVQELFDALTPEIKTSKAGLKIKETLENEANTSIGSKAPNFTAPTPAGDALALNDVLGKVTIVDFWAAWCKPCRAENPNIVRVYDKYKDKGLSILGVSLDRNADDWKKAIEVDGLNWHHVSNVQFFDEIARLYNVDAIPASFILDEKGVIVAKNLRGPALEQKIGELLQ from the coding sequence ATGAAGAAATTTCTGATTCCTTTAGCTATTGTATTGCTAATCGCAGCCTGTAACGAAAGCTATGATGGATATATAATTGAAGGATCTGTCGAAGGTGAGAATACGGAAGGCACAGAACTCACCCTGAGAAAGTATGGCGAGAACAACCAGTTGATTACAATAGACTCAGCTAAAGTCAAAGAGGGGTCATTTGTATTCAAAGGCAGTCCTGTTGAGAGTCCCGAACTCCATTATATTTTCTTCGGCCGTGGACAGGAGAACATACCTGTTATCGTAGAAAATGGTGAGATTGAAATCAAAGCACAAAGGGATAGCCTGAGTTTCGCCAAGATTGGAGGAACCCTTCAGAATGAGCTGTTCTATGATTTCCTCAAAGGATCAAGGGTCCTGAGCAGGAAAGCGTCTTCTATGAATCAGGATATGCGAGTTGCACAGGGCAACAGGGATACGGTAAGCATGAATGCTCTTAGGGAAGAATATTTTGAGCTGATGGATGAGGCAAAGGGATACGAATTGGATTACGTAAAGGAGAACCCAAATGCCGTGGTTTCTGCACTCATCATCTACAGAATACTCTCTACCAAGGCTAAGCCAAACACAGAAGTTCAGGAACTCTTCGATGCGCTAACTCCTGAAATAAAAACGAGCAAGGCTGGGTTAAAGATCAAGGAAACACTGGAGAATGAAGCCAATACCTCAATTGGATCAAAAGCACCTAATTTTACAGCTCCAACACCTGCAGGTGATGCACTTGCACTAAATGATGTATTGGGAAAAGTGACGATTGTAGATTTCTGGGCAGCCTGGTGCAAGCCATGCAGGGCAGAAAATCCCAATATTGTTAGAGTGTATGACAAGTATAAAGATAAAGGGCTGAGTATTCTGGGAGTTTCTCTGGACAGAAATGCTGATGACTGGAAAAAAGCCATAGAGGTTGACGGACTCAATTGGCACCATGTTTCAAATGTGCAATTCTTTGATGAAATTGCCAGGTTGTACAATGTCGATGCTATTCCTGCTTCATTTATCCTCGATGAGAAAGGGGTAATTGTAGCTAAAAATTTAAGAGGCCCTGCTCTGGAACAGAAGATTGGTGAACTGCTGCAGTAA
- a CDS encoding lysophospholipid acyltransferase family protein — MQLLVFLLAYPVLRLISILPKPLFYGFSDIAFILIFYLIRYRRKVVQNNLQLALPELSEEERKRVEKKFYRHLCDLFLEMVKTMDLSKTEVAKRYEIKNIELVQSLEKERSVLVLCTHYANWEWNTSINNVVSSKGFAIYQKVGNKYFDQLIRKIRAKWNTEPIEQKNTVKRMYENERNGIRGVYGIVSDQSPMMSKAQYWSPFMGITVPIFVGAESLAKKLDLATVFLKVSKVKRGYYQAEFIPINDKGSTAEKHEITEKFLRLAEQQIREKPEYYLWTHRRWKHKDKAPKD, encoded by the coding sequence ATGCAATTACTGGTATTTCTCCTTGCCTATCCTGTTTTAAGGCTGATATCAATTCTCCCGAAACCTCTTTTTTACGGCTTCTCTGATATCGCTTTTATCCTGATTTTTTATCTCATTCGATATCGAAGGAAAGTGGTACAAAATAATTTACAGCTTGCCTTACCCGAGCTTTCTGAAGAAGAGAGGAAGCGCGTAGAAAAGAAGTTTTATCGCCATTTATGCGACTTGTTTCTTGAAATGGTAAAAACAATGGACCTCTCAAAAACAGAAGTGGCAAAACGATACGAAATTAAGAACATCGAATTGGTTCAAAGTCTTGAAAAAGAGAGAAGTGTGCTGGTACTTTGCACTCATTACGCGAATTGGGAATGGAATACCAGTATTAATAATGTTGTAAGTTCAAAAGGATTTGCCATCTATCAAAAAGTGGGAAACAAATACTTTGACCAGCTGATCAGGAAGATTCGCGCAAAGTGGAATACAGAACCTATAGAACAGAAAAACACGGTAAAACGGATGTATGAAAACGAACGCAACGGCATTCGAGGTGTTTACGGGATTGTGAGTGATCAATCCCCTATGATGAGTAAGGCTCAATACTGGAGTCCGTTTATGGGGATTACCGTACCTATTTTTGTGGGGGCTGAATCCCTGGCCAAAAAATTAGACCTAGCTACCGTTTTTCTCAAGGTATCTAAGGTTAAGCGGGGGTATTATCAGGCAGAATTTATTCCGATTAATGACAAGGGAAGTACTGCAGAAAAGCATGAGATCACTGAAAAATTTCTTCGTCTTGCAGAACAACAGATCAGGGAAAAACCCGAGTACTATCTGTGGACCCACAGGCGGTGGAAACATAAAGACAAGGCCCCAAAGGATTGA
- a CDS encoding UDP-2,3-diacylglucosamine diphosphatase, which produces MKKRILEVVVISDLNLGTPECQAKELLVYLSSIKPKILVLNGDIISGQESDLNEFPPSHARVLKKLQLLSLEGTKIYYLKGDQDEFLRKSKNNIPGNFTIDKELFLQLDGKKTWILHGDVFDAPSKLTQRIRHSWKKGLDVLFAFRESKKPYLRQENATVISPVLYKPINNPERTSECHLERKAAERAIKKGIDTVICSHNHQPKKALYKNHSGQCLYLNSGDWMTHLSALEYTFKRWKLYSFKRDKLTAFYGDEALKDLTLSELHKDFWNRAEQNKQRTAS; this is translated from the coding sequence ATACTTGAGGTCGTTGTTATTTCAGATTTAAATCTGGGAACACCGGAATGCCAGGCAAAAGAGCTATTGGTTTACCTGAGTAGTATCAAACCCAAAATCCTTGTACTCAATGGAGATATTATAAGCGGGCAGGAGAGCGACTTAAATGAATTTCCCCCTAGCCACGCCAGAGTCCTCAAAAAACTTCAATTATTGTCTTTAGAAGGAACAAAGATCTACTATCTCAAAGGGGATCAGGATGAGTTTTTGAGAAAATCTAAAAACAATATCCCGGGTAACTTCACAATTGACAAAGAACTTTTTCTTCAACTTGACGGTAAAAAAACCTGGATCTTGCACGGAGATGTCTTCGATGCTCCTTCTAAGTTAACGCAGCGGATAAGGCATTCTTGGAAGAAGGGTCTCGACGTCCTTTTTGCTTTTAGGGAATCAAAAAAACCCTACTTAAGACAAGAGAATGCTACTGTTATTTCGCCTGTACTGTATAAACCCATCAATAACCCTGAGCGGACATCTGAGTGTCATTTGGAACGAAAAGCAGCAGAGCGGGCTATAAAGAAAGGTATTGACACGGTTATATGCAGTCATAACCACCAGCCTAAAAAGGCATTATATAAAAATCACAGTGGGCAGTGCTTGTATCTCAACTCGGGGGATTGGATGACCCACCTTAGCGCTTTAGAATACACTTTTAAGAGATGGAAGCTGTATAGTTTTAAACGAGATAAACTCACGGCGTTCTACGGAGATGAAGCACTCAAAGATCTCACGCTTTCTGAGCTCCACAAAGATTTTTGGAACCGGGCAGAGCAAAACAAGCAGAGGACGGCCTCTTAG
- a CDS encoding FAD-binding and (Fe-S)-binding domain-containing protein, with protein MTSLPAIPFHEIAQSLDGSFHSDILTRNLYATDASVYRKIPSAVAFPKNTEDLRKLIRFSAKHQLGIIPRTAGTSLAGQCVGEGIVVDVSKHFTKILDLDLTKKQVTVQPGVIRDELNSYLQEHGLFFGPNTSTSNRCMIGGMVGNNSSGTTSIQYGVTRDKVVALKTVLSDGTEVEFRKLKAEEFHGKTTLDSLEGNIYKELYNLLSDKEIQSNIRKEFPKESIHRRNTGYALDSLLRHELFLGAEPEINLCQLLSGSEGTLAFTTEITLQLDPLPPAKSAMVVTHYSTLEACLADVAPVMKHQLHTCEMMDKVILDCTKHNKTHQANRFFVEGDPAALLMLEVRSETEEGLDRLLLELTATIEASAKSYANPVLYGDQIKSALELRKAGLGLLGNMVGDRKAVACIEDTAVALEDLKDFIGEFSEIMRQYKQEAVYYAHAGAGELHLRPILNLKQKEDVKLFRKITTEVAHLTKKYRGSFSGEHGDGIVRAEFIPLMIGEENYKVLRKVKSVFDPLNIFNPGKIVDPYPMDTSLRYEVDREEPQIETLLDFSDSEGILKAAEKCNGSGDCRKTEHAGGGMCPSYHATRNEKDTTRGRANVLREILTHNDKENKFDAEELKEVFDLCLSCKACGSECPSNVDVATLKSEFSYQYQEKHGYSMRSRLFAHNTKANKWASRFPNLSSAVLTNRFIGQLIKKASGIAEERSIPLAKKFDFAGYLKAKTPTDSAKGKLVLFIDEFTRYLDTEVGKDAIDLLHSLGYEIELYFGESGRTYISKGFLRQAQALAKTNLAALSAYTEKNIPIVGLEPSAILSFRDEYHRFHLDKAKVNSLSAGSMLIEEFISREIDKGKITHEDFTLDSKTVKIHGHCHQKSLSNQKVTFDMLNLPLNYKVTIIPSGCCGMAGSFGYEKEHYALSMQIGDLKLFPSVKKADKETLIAANGTSCRHQIKDGTHRDSYHPVSILNRALKNS; from the coding sequence ATGACATCTTTGCCTGCAATCCCTTTTCACGAAATAGCACAATCATTAGACGGCTCATTTCATTCAGACATACTTACGAGGAATTTGTATGCCACGGATGCTTCCGTTTACAGAAAAATTCCATCTGCGGTAGCCTTTCCAAAAAACACCGAAGATCTCAGGAAACTAATACGATTCTCAGCTAAGCACCAGCTTGGTATAATTCCCAGAACCGCCGGAACTTCACTTGCCGGACAGTGCGTGGGAGAAGGAATCGTTGTAGATGTTTCAAAGCACTTTACAAAAATCCTGGATCTGGACCTTACCAAAAAACAGGTTACTGTACAGCCGGGTGTGATTCGGGATGAACTCAATTCATATCTACAAGAGCACGGTCTTTTTTTTGGTCCTAATACTTCCACTTCAAATCGTTGTATGATAGGGGGGATGGTGGGCAATAACTCCAGTGGTACTACTTCCATTCAATACGGGGTTACCAGGGATAAAGTAGTTGCCCTTAAGACAGTGCTTTCCGACGGTACTGAAGTTGAATTCAGGAAGCTAAAAGCAGAAGAATTCCATGGTAAGACTACGCTAGACTCACTTGAAGGAAATATCTATAAGGAGTTATATAACCTATTGTCTGATAAAGAGATACAGTCTAACATTCGGAAAGAGTTTCCCAAAGAAAGTATCCACAGGCGCAACACGGGTTATGCCCTTGATTCACTTTTGAGGCATGAGCTTTTTTTGGGTGCTGAGCCTGAAATAAATCTGTGTCAGCTCCTCAGCGGAAGCGAAGGCACCCTTGCTTTTACTACCGAAATCACCTTGCAATTAGACCCACTGCCGCCGGCAAAATCTGCCATGGTAGTGACGCATTATTCTACCCTGGAAGCATGCCTTGCCGATGTAGCTCCTGTGATGAAACATCAGTTGCACACTTGTGAGATGATGGATAAGGTGATTCTCGATTGTACTAAACACAATAAAACCCACCAGGCCAACCGTTTTTTTGTCGAGGGAGATCCTGCTGCTTTGCTGATGCTTGAAGTACGATCTGAAACAGAGGAAGGCCTAGACAGGCTACTCCTGGAACTTACAGCAACCATTGAGGCCTCAGCAAAAAGTTATGCAAACCCCGTTTTGTATGGAGATCAGATCAAGAGCGCCCTGGAACTTCGTAAGGCGGGCTTAGGGCTGTTGGGAAATATGGTAGGGGACAGGAAGGCTGTGGCCTGCATCGAGGACACTGCGGTAGCGCTGGAGGATCTGAAAGACTTTATTGGGGAGTTCAGTGAGATCATGCGGCAGTACAAACAGGAAGCGGTCTACTATGCCCATGCAGGAGCGGGGGAATTGCACCTTCGCCCTATATTAAATCTCAAACAAAAGGAAGACGTAAAGCTTTTCAGGAAAATAACAACAGAAGTTGCTCATCTGACCAAGAAGTACAGGGGGTCATTTAGTGGCGAGCATGGCGATGGAATTGTTAGAGCCGAGTTTATTCCACTGATGATCGGGGAAGAGAATTACAAAGTATTGCGAAAAGTAAAAAGCGTTTTTGATCCATTAAATATTTTTAACCCCGGCAAGATCGTAGATCCTTACCCAATGGATACCTCTTTGAGATACGAGGTGGACAGGGAGGAACCTCAGATTGAAACCCTGCTCGATTTCAGCGACAGCGAAGGGATACTCAAAGCTGCAGAAAAGTGTAACGGCAGCGGGGATTGCCGCAAAACAGAACATGCCGGTGGGGGAATGTGTCCAAGTTACCACGCAACAAGGAATGAAAAGGACACTACCCGAGGCCGAGCCAATGTTCTGAGGGAAATACTCACACATAACGATAAGGAAAATAAATTCGATGCTGAAGAATTAAAGGAGGTCTTCGATTTGTGTCTCAGTTGCAAGGCATGTGGTAGTGAGTGCCCCAGCAATGTGGATGTGGCCACCCTGAAATCAGAATTTTCATACCAATACCAGGAAAAACACGGATATTCAATGCGAAGCCGACTATTCGCGCATAATACCAAGGCCAATAAATGGGCTTCCAGATTTCCGAACCTAAGCAGTGCAGTTTTAACGAATCGATTTATTGGGCAACTCATTAAGAAGGCCTCAGGAATAGCAGAAGAACGCAGTATACCTCTTGCGAAAAAGTTCGATTTTGCCGGCTATTTGAAAGCAAAAACGCCAACAGATTCCGCTAAAGGTAAATTGGTATTGTTCATTGATGAATTTACCCGATACCTGGATACGGAAGTGGGGAAAGATGCAATAGACCTCTTGCATTCCCTGGGGTATGAGATTGAACTGTATTTTGGAGAAAGTGGCCGAACCTACATTTCAAAGGGATTTCTGCGGCAGGCCCAAGCACTTGCGAAAACGAATCTGGCGGCATTATCGGCCTATACTGAAAAAAATATTCCCATTGTAGGCCTGGAACCCTCTGCCATTCTCAGCTTCCGTGATGAGTACCATCGGTTTCATTTGGATAAGGCTAAAGTGAACTCACTTTCGGCAGGCAGCATGTTGATAGAGGAGTTTATTTCCCGGGAGATAGACAAAGGAAAAATCACCCATGAGGATTTTACTTTGGATTCAAAGACTGTAAAAATTCACGGGCACTGTCATCAAAAATCACTATCTAATCAAAAGGTGACCTTTGATATGTTGAATTTACCCCTGAATTACAAGGTTACCATTATTCCCAGCGGATGCTGCGGCATGGCAGGTTCTTTTGGTTATGAGAAAGAACACTATGCCCTCAGTATGCAAATAGGAGACCTGAAACTCTTTCCCTCTGTTAAAAAGGCGGATAAAGAAACCTTGATTGCGGCTAATGGAACAAGTTGCAGGCATCAGATTAAGGATGGCACCCACCGCGACTCATATCATCCCGTCAGCATCCTAAATCGAGCGTTGAAAAATAGCTAA
- a CDS encoding rhomboid family intramembrane serine protease, whose protein sequence is MNLHWATLAIIAANVVVSLRGFKDVAFFERYKFGIGAIQAGQKDRMVTSGFLHVDLSHLFLNMFTLYFFADVVIRWFGPTKFLLIYFVSLLAGSLLALFFHKKEPYYSAVGASGAVTGILYSAILLQPDMRLALMFIPIPLPAYVLGILYMLYSIYGMKKRLGNIGHTAHFGGAIGGYITTLLFMPTLFVTDTLMVILLALPIIILFVLEKLGKI, encoded by the coding sequence ATGAATTTACATTGGGCAACTCTGGCCATCATTGCGGCAAATGTCGTGGTCTCACTCAGGGGATTTAAGGATGTGGCATTTTTTGAACGATATAAATTCGGGATTGGCGCCATTCAGGCCGGGCAGAAAGACCGGATGGTCACTTCAGGGTTTTTGCACGTAGACCTTTCTCATTTATTCCTGAATATGTTTACCCTCTACTTCTTTGCAGATGTAGTGATCAGATGGTTTGGCCCCACCAAATTTCTGTTGATCTATTTCGTTAGTCTGCTAGCAGGAAGTCTGCTCGCCCTGTTTTTTCACAAAAAAGAACCCTATTACAGTGCTGTAGGGGCGAGTGGGGCAGTAACCGGGATACTTTATTCTGCAATTTTGCTTCAACCTGATATGCGGCTGGCACTTATGTTTATACCCATACCCCTGCCAGCTTACGTGCTGGGGATACTCTATATGCTTTATTCCATATACGGCATGAAAAAAAGGCTGGGGAACATTGGTCATACCGCCCATTTTGGTGGCGCAATTGGAGGCTACATTACAACCCTTCTATTTATGCCAACACTGTTTGTTACGGATACCCTTATGGTTATTTTACTGGCGTTGCCCATCATCATCTTGTTTGTACTTGAAAAGCTGGGGAAAATCTGA